A window of Streptomyces sp. SAI-127 contains these coding sequences:
- a CDS encoding ATP/GTP-binding protein, producing MDFKGSDTIPGPRTEDHLPQTAEAAVKIVIVGGFGVGKTTMVGSVSEIKPLTTEETMTQAGIGVDDNYGSETKTATTVAMDFGRISITDQLVLYLFGTPGQERFWFLWNGLFEGALGAVVLVDTRRLEVSFDVMDRLEERGVPFVVAVNTFPDGPRHPLDDLRTALDLSEDIPIVECDARRRASSRDVLMTLLQFLHSLALEKAPV from the coding sequence ATGGACTTCAAAGGCTCTGACACCATCCCCGGTCCGCGAACAGAGGACCACCTCCCCCAGACCGCCGAAGCCGCGGTGAAGATCGTCATCGTGGGCGGCTTCGGCGTGGGCAAGACGACCATGGTCGGCTCGGTCAGCGAGATCAAACCGCTGACCACCGAGGAGACCATGACCCAGGCCGGCATCGGGGTCGACGACAACTACGGCTCCGAGACCAAGACGGCCACCACCGTGGCCATGGACTTCGGCCGTATCAGCATCACCGACCAGCTGGTCCTCTACCTCTTCGGCACCCCGGGCCAGGAGCGCTTCTGGTTCCTGTGGAACGGCCTGTTCGAAGGCGCACTCGGCGCGGTGGTCCTGGTGGACACCCGGCGCCTCGAAGTCAGCTTCGACGTCATGGACCGCCTGGAGGAGCGCGGCGTGCCCTTCGTCGTCGCCGTCAACACCTTCCCCGACGGCCCCCGCCACCCGCTCGACGACCTGCGCACCGCGCTCGACCTCAGCGAGGACATCCCCATCGTCGAGTGCGACGCACGCCGGCGGGCGTCCAGCCGGGACGTGCTGATGACGTTGTTGCAGTTCCTTCATTCGCTGGCTTTGGAGAAGGCTCCTGTGTGA
- a CDS encoding DUF742 domain-containing protein — protein sequence MTPPQRRRRFPKASQEPTPQPPQEGQDPPEGPKKNPERLYVITGPDGTERSELDLVTLIVAHADPPPSATPEQAALLRLCTAPLSVAELSAYLSLPFSVVTVLLTELLTAELVTARAPVIRQALADRSLLEAVMHGLQRL from the coding sequence ATGACTCCTCCACAACGCCGACGGCGATTCCCCAAGGCCAGTCAAGAACCGACGCCGCAACCCCCGCAGGAGGGCCAGGACCCACCCGAGGGACCGAAGAAGAACCCCGAGCGGCTGTACGTCATCACCGGCCCCGACGGAACCGAGCGCTCGGAACTCGACCTGGTCACCTTAATCGTGGCGCACGCCGATCCGCCGCCCTCCGCCACGCCTGAGCAGGCGGCGCTGCTCAGGCTCTGCACGGCCCCCCTGTCCGTGGCCGAGCTGTCCGCCTATCTCAGCCTGCCGTTCAGCGTGGTGACCGTCCTGCTCACCGAGCTGCTGACGGCCGAACTGGTGACGGCCCGCGCCCCGGTCATCCGCCAGGCGCTGGCCGACCGTTCCCTCCTCGAAGCGGTGATGCATGGACTTCAAAGGCTCTGA